One window from the genome of Candidatus Eisenbacteria bacterium encodes:
- a CDS encoding glycosyltransferase has product MRRLLIVAYYFPPLGGMGAIRPLKLAKYLSRKNFEVFVLAPEKGTSEITDESIIIPPELNVVRSSALTDRIRLFLARAGRTTTAGSMNSQRFEPSGNEQPRAGSSVAEEVGDADGRTVLESANRTALQKPRGLLSQFARDFLVNWILIPDGKAGWIPSALSCAEKLIEKERIDLIFSTSSPFTDHVIGYLLKRRLGKPWIADLRDLWAQDEYMGRPAMRRAIDRKLEKGVLRLADAITVVSSEHHDKFIDVYPAFRGKTWIVPNAFDPEDLEVPCCEKTKFFSLTHTGTVYGEDKNFEDLFIVLRDLLREGKIDRERVKLSFFGLPNRFILRLISELNLGEVVEYRGLVNRKDALKTQRESRMLLLSAKGGEDPALRGAVRAKLYEYLFSGTPVLAMCNPGSAPARIILKAGAGEVVKPGDREGLRAAIQRRYDEFLTKGELVHGVREGALEEFHFSKSGDKLVEVIETLI; this is encoded by the coding sequence ATGAGAAGACTACTCATCGTTGCATATTACTTTCCTCCCCTTGGAGGCATGGGCGCCATCAGACCACTCAAGCTTGCGAAGTACCTATCGAGGAAAAACTTCGAGGTCTTTGTCCTCGCCCCGGAAAAAGGAACATCAGAGATTACCGACGAGTCAATCATCATCCCGCCGGAGCTGAACGTTGTGAGAAGCTCGGCGTTAACAGACAGAATAAGGCTCTTTCTTGCCAGGGCCGGACGGACGACTACCGCAGGTTCAATGAACTCTCAGAGATTCGAGCCCTCCGGCAACGAACAGCCAAGAGCAGGCAGCAGTGTGGCAGAAGAAGTCGGGGATGCGGACGGCAGAACAGTGCTTGAATCCGCAAACCGGACTGCTCTCCAGAAGCCAAGAGGTCTTCTCAGCCAGTTTGCCAGAGATTTTCTTGTCAACTGGATCCTGATACCCGATGGAAAGGCCGGCTGGATTCCGTCTGCACTCTCGTGTGCAGAGAAGCTCATCGAGAAAGAACGGATTGACCTGATTTTCTCCACATCAAGTCCTTTTACAGACCATGTGATTGGCTATCTTCTTAAGAGACGACTGGGCAAGCCGTGGATTGCTGATTTGAGAGACCTATGGGCACAAGATGAGTACATGGGAAGGCCTGCAATGAGAAGAGCCATCGACAGAAAGCTTGAGAAGGGAGTCCTGAGGCTGGCCGATGCCATCACCGTAGTCAGCAGTGAACATCACGATAAGTTCATTGATGTATATCCTGCCTTCCGTGGAAAGACATGGATAGTCCCGAATGCGTTTGATCCTGAAGACCTCGAAGTACCATGCTGTGAAAAAACAAAATTCTTCAGTCTGACTCATACTGGAACAGTCTACGGAGAAGACAAGAACTTCGAAGACCTTTTCATCGTGCTGAGAGATCTATTGCGCGAAGGAAAGATCGACAGAGAAAGAGTGAAATTATCTTTCTTTGGTCTCCCGAACAGATTCATACTCAGACTCATCTCCGAACTGAACCTGGGTGAAGTTGTGGAATACAGAGGTCTCGTGAATAGAAAAGATGCGCTGAAGACCCAGCGTGAATCGAGAATGTTGCTTCTCAGTGCAAAGGGCGGAGAGGATCCGGCACTCAGAGGGGCGGTCCGGGCAAAACTCTACGAATATCTATTCTCCGGAACGCCGGTTCTCGCCATGTGCAACCCGGGAAGCGCGCCCGCAAGAATCATACTCAAAGCCGGTGCAGGAGAAGTTGTAAAACCGGGCGACCGCGAGGGATTGAGGGCGGCCATCCAGAGACGGTACGATGAGTTCCTCACAAAAGGAGAGCTGGTCCACGGGGTGCGCGAAGGGGCTCTGGAAGAATTTCACTTTTCGAAATCAGGCGACAAGCTTGTTGAGGTCATTGAGACTCTCATCTGA
- a CDS encoding glycosyltransferase: MKDDAKPKIAFLEHASKIGGGQDVLFRFLDEAEHDFEVSVVTGGEGPFTERLKSSGFKCHILPARLEYGVTSDPVKLAGFVFQSVSLGLRLARLVRRERIALLVANHTYAIPHGVIASMLTKVPLVAIVHSVLDEKVMGLSEARFVSMLLKRSDAKAICISRAVAAPLLRGGLDENRIRYVHSWIAVPPEATLRQRRESPMTFGVFGRLIPEKGHELFLRAGAMLLKSAPDTRFLIAGDPIFAKGDAGDYPGELKTLASALGIAGKVTFLPHQESLDELYRSVDAVVVPSTVSEAFNLVILEAMARAIPVIASNKGGNPEQVTDGITGFLFRSGDFQDLASKMSLLSSNRDGAAALGLAGRKRVEENFTREKNAPLFISVLKEAVLAGGRFPRLHGAGSPDPGAP; encoded by the coding sequence ATGAAGGACGATGCAAAGCCGAAGATTGCATTTCTCGAACATGCAAGCAAGATCGGAGGAGGACAGGACGTTCTTTTCCGCTTCCTTGACGAGGCTGAGCACGATTTCGAAGTTTCTGTGGTAACCGGCGGAGAGGGGCCGTTTACTGAAAGACTCAAGAGCTCCGGATTCAAGTGCCACATCCTCCCTGCCAGACTTGAATATGGAGTCACATCTGACCCGGTCAAACTGGCCGGGTTTGTCTTTCAGTCCGTTTCCCTCGGGCTCAGACTCGCGAGATTGGTCAGAAGAGAGAGGATAGCGCTTCTGGTCGCAAATCACACTTATGCGATTCCACACGGCGTAATTGCCTCCATGCTCACCAAGGTGCCGTTGGTCGCAATCGTGCACTCCGTTCTTGACGAGAAGGTAATGGGTCTGAGCGAGGCGCGCTTCGTTTCCATGCTTCTGAAGCGGTCGGATGCAAAAGCAATCTGCATTTCCAGGGCGGTCGCCGCCCCACTTCTCAGGGGCGGGCTGGACGAAAATCGCATACGTTACGTCCACAGTTGGATCGCTGTTCCTCCGGAAGCCACACTCAGACAAAGAAGGGAAAGCCCCATGACATTTGGTGTTTTTGGAAGGCTCATACCTGAAAAAGGACATGAGCTCTTCTTGAGAGCAGGGGCAATGCTTCTCAAGTCCGCTCCGGATACAAGATTTCTGATAGCCGGAGATCCGATTTTTGCCAAGGGAGACGCCGGTGACTATCCCGGTGAACTCAAGACTCTAGCATCTGCTCTCGGGATTGCAGGCAAGGTGACCTTTCTGCCCCACCAGGAATCGTTGGATGAGCTTTACCGGTCTGTTGATGCAGTGGTCGTCCCCTCGACGGTCAGCGAGGCCTTCAATCTCGTGATTCTCGAAGCGATGGCAAGAGCAATTCCGGTGATCGCCTCAAACAAGGGGGGAAATCCCGAGCAGGTTACCGACGGGATCACTGGGTTTCTTTTCAGGAGCGGAGACTTTCAGGACCTGGCTTCCAAGATGAGCCTTCTGTCGAGCAACAGGGACGGAGCCGCTGCGCTCGGCCTGGCAGGAAGAAAGAGAGTCGAAGAGAACTTCACAAGAGAGAAGAACGCTCCGCTCTTTATCTCGGTGCTGAAAGAAGCCGTCTTGGCCGGCGGCCGGTTTCCACGCCTCCACGGTGCCGGCTCCCCGGATCCGGGCGCGCCATGA